The Tripterygium wilfordii isolate XIE 37 chromosome 21, ASM1340144v1, whole genome shotgun sequence genome segment ATTTCATTGATTATTGGACTTGGATGGCACTGGAAGTGAACTTTCTGTTCAGTTGTATTCCAAATTATTCGTACGATATCATGTAAGACCTTGTGAAAGAAACTGCGTTTAGACTCTCTGGATTACTTTAACTAAAGGATCCATGTGAAACTCCTATAACcgtttgggttttttttttttcattagaaaTGCTGGAatataatgaagaagaaaacttttttctgtttttccaCTCTGCCCCGTCTGCTTTGgttctttttttattagaaaagcCGGGAAATGTGTGCAGAAAATCAAGAGAATTAGGGTTTATCTGTCTCTTTATGAAGCTCTTCAAGATAGCATTATCTACTCTGCTATTGCTGGTGCAGCTTTCAGGCCTAGAATCCTTATTTATTGGGCTTCTGGAAAATTAAACCGTACAATATTTGGAGGCAAAGGTGGCTATTTTGGATGGTTTTATCAATGTTAATGTGATCATTAGAGACGATCAACTATAGAGATTTACACAATAGAGATTTCAGCAAACTATAGAGATTTACACAATAGAGATTTCAGCACTTTTTTCTAATAAGAATCACTGTATAAAGTGGATAttaaggttttattttcttgctttatttctctttttactACTAACAATCCTGAATTTAGGCTATAAGATCAAAAGAAATCAATACCAAATATATTTTAAGTGATAGAATCAAACTGATTTAGTTAGAATAAATATTTACCCTAAAATTGGAAGATCCTTCTGCAGTTTCTGGTATAATTAAGTCAATCTTAtcaaaaccttttgtttttctcttttaatataaatagaAACTTTGTATCTGAATCACAAAGATTGTCCAATTGTTAAAAGTCAAAACTCATATAAGATAAGTAATTGTTAGAATTATtggcaattaattaattaattaagatttctttctatctttttttccaaaaattattttaaaatggtTAATTCTTATTAATTGCATTTATTACtcttttttattctattttgtgggtgttcttttttttacatgatttgttgcttgaaaatggatATTCACACTAAACCCAATTAATGTTTTTTATGTAACTTTCTTGGTATTGGTATTTGAATTTTGCAGGTAATTCTCACTAATTTGAGAGGATATATTTCCGTGCATAGTGGAAACTAATATTGTAAAATTCCTTTTTTGTTTAGGGTGAAATTCAAATCATTTTTATTatgtcaaaaagaaaaattatcaaCGGCGCAATCAAAACAAGAGATGAAAAAAGCAGATTTGATACCAAAAATATTGAGCACTGAGAGAATGAAATCAAGTTTAAAAAACAATCTCCTATATATGTCATTGTGAAATCCATTAGCActatcaacaaaaaaagaagaaaaatgggttTGGGTAGGATTTGTCTAGTGTGGTGCATATTAGTGGTGACTGTCACATGTAACATTTCGGGTCCTCCTCAAGTTTTTGATGTAAGAAATTATGGTGCAATCTCTGATGGCGAGACTGACAATCAAGAggtgctttttctttttcatttctgtcttttttattttttgattgttAATACATAGGGATGTCAATGGGGCGGGTTTCGGGTGGGGACCCCTTTACCCGTCCCCGTACCCGTTAGATAAATCTTTACCCGTCCCCGTTAAAATACCCATTGGGTATTTTAATCTTCGCCTCATCCCCGTGCCCATTGGGGTGGGTAATCCCCACCTATATACCCGCCCCATCACCTTTAACAGTaaatataaaaattgataaattgaaaacGAAATTTGAACAATATGACAAATAAAGGTTTAAAGTAAtaatcatacaaaaaataacaaaatcagaTAAGGTGAGATGAATTAGATATCTTATTATaactcatatatataaataagttataaatattatatgtaatatatacataattaataatatactGGTACGGGGTCGGTTGGATTTTGACAAATTCATCCTGTATCGCCCTGGTTATTTTTTCCACAAAAATACACATACCCGTACCCGACCAGTTAATTAACGGGACGTACCCGTTTGAGTTGGGGTGggttatgtatgtatatctgtatatatatgtgcgtaTGTATGTATTGTGTTGCTGTCATTTCCAAATCTTTATTGATGGttttataaaatattgtaaCATATCCACTATTTTTTTTCAAGTGTTTGTATTGTAATCTAGTAACTGTCAAGATTTTGAactaatttaaatttaaattgataaatatttttagGGATAAGAATGGAAATGACCCATGAACTTTGATGATTGGGTTGATTGAGCACCTAAACTTCATTTCGGATCAAACATGCACTTGAACTATTATGAATGATGTCCGTTACCCCATATCACATTTTCCATCCAAATTCACTGATTTGACCCAACGTGTGCGAATGTCACACAGAGTTATCTTCCCGCACTGCGCTTCGATCCAAATCTCAATTAGTGCATGGAGGTTGCGGGTCTTTCATATAGCCCAGAATTTACCAATCAGTTGTTCGATGGACAATTGAGTGGGTTTTATCTTTATTTGGGATGTTTCTTTGTGTGTTATCTCGTACTTGTTTTAATATGGATGTAACAACTTATTCTATCATCAATTGACATATATTTATGTAGTAGATTATAGCAAGTTATTATTATACCAattgatatatttatatttacttTTGTAGGCATTTTTGAAAGCATGGAATGATGCATGCAAATGGGAGGGTAGGGCAAGGTTGTTGATTCCACCCGGAACATACATGGTGGAACCCATAATATTTTCGGGTCAATGTAACGGCTCAATGACTGTTGTGCTAAAAGGGGTTTTGAAGGCTCCGACCAATCCATCTTCATTCATCAATATGGATCACTGGATTACTTTCCGATATGTCGACTGGCTCACCGTCACCGGTGGTGGTACCTTGGATGGCCAAGGAGCCTCTGCTTGGCCGTACAATAATTGTAACAAGAACTCAAATTGTCCCAAACTTCCTATTGTAAGTttgcaatttatatatatatatatatatatactcatctTCTATTCGACTCTACTTCTTTTGTTGTTTCCACCACATCAATTTTTCAAATTTAGTTTCTTTAGGGTTGTGTTATAATTTGTGAGACTAAGCTATAGCTATTATTTTTTTGAGCATGTATTACTTATTGTGAAGTTTTACAATATCCAATAAAGAGTTCAATAATCAATTTTTGTTCGAATTGTTTGTAGAGTAATCGTCCCTTCTCTAATCCACTCAATACCTGTAATTTCTTTTCCGTTGATACTCCCTATAATTTGTGCTTAAATTTCTTTCGTTTTCTCCAATTCAACTAATTCAATatcttttttcattgttttacgATATGAAACTTGGTTTTTTAATTGTCCAACTATAAATTTTGCAAGATTTAGATATTCATATTCATGGTGATGTTAgtacattcataattttttttcattgtttatATGTATgtgatttttataatatttcttAAAttagtgtgtgtatgtgtgatttatatatatacacacagttTTAGGTATTTATTATGGTTTTTGGTTGTTGGTGATAAATCAGACAATGAGATTGGACTTCATAACAAATGGAATGCTAAAACACATAAAATCAGTGAACAGCAAGAATGCCCATTTCAACTTGTTCGCATGCAATAACACGAAGGTGAGCCATGTCAAAATCACAGCCCCCGGAGACAGTCCGAACACCGATGGAATCAAGATTGGAGGCTCAAATAACATAGAAATTTCACATACCGGGATAACCACCGGTGACGACTGCATAGCCATTCTCGGTGGTGGAACCTCAGGTGTCAATATTACCGATGTCTTCTGTGGCCCCGGCCACGGAATCAGCATCGGAAGTCTGGGAAATAACAATGACAAAGATCATGTCGCCGACATTCATGTAAGCAACTGCACTCTTAATGGCACCACTACTGGTTTGAGGATCAAAACATGGCCGAGATCGTTGCCTGGCAACGCTACCAACATTACCTACGAACAGATTTTCATGGACAATGTTGCCAATCCAATCGTTATTGATCAAATGTATTGTCCTAGTGGAGGCTGCTCTAAACAGGTACACTAATTAACTTTCCCTTGCTCTTTAAATTACTGTCTATAAAGCACCAGACTTCTTCTCCACGTTAAATTGGGGGTCGTTGTGTGCACGGAGTGGTCATCCCGGATTTAAAACTAACCGAAGAGTCACAGTGACCATATGGACTTATGTAATTGAAATTTGAACGAGATCCAATATGACCGTGTTTTAAATGAGTCTCTCGTTATTTTTATGTAATGCAATTAATGTACGTATTGAACTTGTTATCTTTGGCTTTTGCAGAGCAATTCACCTATCCAAATCCAAGATGTAACATATAAGGGGATTTGGGGCACATCAAGTTCGAAAGTTGCGATGTATTTTCAATGTAGCGAAAGCTTCCCTTGCAAAAATGTAGTGACTCAGGATATCGATTTGTTCTATCACGGCCCTGGAGGACCAGCAAATTCAACATGCAATAACATCAATGGAAAGTCTTACGGGAAGCAAAATCCTCGCTCTTGTttgtagaaactagaaaaaaaaaagaaaaaagaacgaTAATTTCTagttacactttttttttcaacgtaatttttcatctcaaattaatgaaattccgTCCCTAATACATTTTGCGATCGAAAAAAAGTCATTCGCAAGAATTTATCACTTAAAAACTGTTTTCTTGTAGTAGTGTTATTGCTTattgtattttcatttttttattataattaaagGGTCATATAGACTTATATATTGTGATTGAGAGGGAATTAGGATCTATCTATTTGACTTTGACCTTTCTTTGCAAGGGACTGAAACTAGAAAACCATTAGAGTGAAGGACACGAAAAATTATTGTAAATCAAGCAAAATTCTTGTACATGTCATTTACAATTTTCTTTATTGAGAGTGTCATGTCAATTAAATCATGCCACATCAAcgattttgaaagaaaaacatgACAAAATAGGTTAACAAGAGCGTTTTCGTCAAAGTTAAGAAACTCAATCGACTCATTCGGGCCAAAATGATTCTTCTCCctataagaaaaacaaaaattacacaTCATCAAGTAATGGCTATGTCATTTCCCTTCTGATGAAAAAATGATCAAAAGACTAGTTTAGATCATTGTTTGAAGTACCGGGGCTTGCTTGATTTAAAAAAGAAACTTGAGTGCCTCAATTGGTCTTTTTCTTGAAAGTAGAAGAGTTGCTTCCTTACCTATCCTAAAAATTTTACAATCAAACCAGTTATAGTAAATTATAATTTCTGTTAAATAATCAGCAAGCAtttagaagttttttttttccttgattgagaaagaaagaaagagtgaAGGATAAAATAGAATGAGAATCCCAACGAAGGCAGTTATGGCTTGGATGATCCAATCTGTTTGTGTCTGACGAAGAATGGGTTGGAGGCTGAAGTCATTCTTACGTTATTTCTCTATTTCTTCCCATTTTTAACGTCCCTCCCTCACTTtaatcctctctctttctctgcttctctctctttctctgctTCTGTCTGTGTGCCTCACAGGGCTCAACAAACCCACAAGAACCCTAATTTCTCACTTGATTAGAGTCTCTCTTCATTTATCATCACCTTCATGTCTATCTATTTATAACCCAATTTTCGTTGAATCCCGGATCGCATCTTGATTCACTGTCAGGTTCAGTTAAatctgatttttgtttcaatttttgggCTTTTCTTTGTGTGTTCTGTACTTTGTGGGTGTGAAGGGTCTTGCCTTGTTCAATGGCTGCAGTTGCTGAGATGTCCAGTGAGGTAGCAGTAGTGGCTGTCAGTGATAATGACAACAGAGCAAAGGAGAGTGTTTTGGATTCGAAACCGAAATTCGATTCGAAGATGATGGCGGATTCGAAAGAATTCAATGTGCAGAAGCTTGTGGACATGTTCACCAAGCTGAATCCTTTGGCCAAGGAGTTCTTCCCTTCTTCTTATAACAACAAAATTAATGATTTATTTGCCCCCAGTAAGGACTCTGGCAATGACAATTTTTCGAACAATCGCAGGGTACTAATCATATCTCAGTTTGATCTACtataattttgattttcattgTTCTTCTTATTGGGCATATTGTGGCTCTTTTGATTTCCGTTGATGGGTTCTTTTTAATTCTGTTTATGAGCATGATTTGATTATGTTTCTTCGAATTAGTTACACTGATTTTGAAGTAAAATAGTGCGTAACTTTGTTCCGGATTTGGTATCAGAATTGTGTATGTTGTTCTAGGTTGAGTCATTCTTTCTGTTATATTACTCTTTCGTTGAGATTAATCGAAGCTTGCAGTTGTATTTTTGAGCTAAATTTTGTGAATTTATGTGATTAATGTCTAATTCTAAATATTTACATTGTAGTTGAATTTGTCTCAAGTATTATGAATTGATGATTATGTCATATATCTCAAAGCCTCTATTGCCTTTGTCGAAAACTGATAGTTAATTGTAATTAAAGACCCTTGTGCCTCTTTAGATAATTGAGATGGTTGATCATGCCATAAAAATGTTTAATTGTTTGCTGCAGATTTATGCCATAGAGACACCTCTTTTAGAGGTTCCAATATGCATTGACATTTGATGCACTTGTATATATACTTTTGCGTGATTTGTTGTAACAGATTCAAatgttttatttgttatatCAGAGAAGAAGTATTTATACCCAGGGGAGGAGGAGGTTTAATGGAAAGGCTTCCAGAGCTCAACGTGAAGACAGTGTTAGACGAACAGTATATGTTTCTGACATCGATCAGCAGGTACGTTGATATTATTAGAAATTTTGTAATCATGATTCCTTGCATCCATGTATAGAAACAGTGTTTTTAATTCTGA includes the following:
- the LOC119987699 gene encoding exopolygalacturonase-like, with translation MGLGRICLVWCILVVTVTCNISGPPQVFDVRNYGAISDGETDNQEAFLKAWNDACKWEGRARLLIPPGTYMVEPIIFSGQCNGSMTVVLKGVLKAPTNPSSFINMDHWITFRYVDWLTVTGGGTLDGQGASAWPYNNCNKNSNCPKLPITMRLDFITNGMLKHIKSVNSKNAHFNLFACNNTKVSHVKITAPGDSPNTDGIKIGGSNNIEISHTGITTGDDCIAILGGGTSGVNITDVFCGPGHGISIGSLGNNNDKDHVADIHVSNCTLNGTTTGLRIKTWPRSLPGNATNITYEQIFMDNVANPIVIDQMYCPSGGCSKQSNSPIQIQDVTYKGIWGTSSSKVAMYFQCSESFPCKNVVTQDIDLFYHGPGGPANSTCNNINGKSYGKQNPRSCL